The following are encoded together in the Mastacembelus armatus chromosome 6, fMasArm1.2, whole genome shotgun sequence genome:
- the kitlga gene encoding kit ligand a isoform X2 has protein sequence MKNSKIRIHACVHLLLFIALGVYSSKFDVNPVTDDISRLSVLRQNIPKDYKIPVHYIPEEEGGMCWVKLNVFYLEESLKDLAHKFGNISSNRKDISIFIQMLQELRLSMGSVEPVMYDFECHYREERWPTARYFDFVKDFLIAAQNREDSDDCDPPPCPTQPYTVDGQLNTTENDPSKGPLFLPEVVERSLLSLLFIPLIALILLFVWKVKSRRNEGNPQTPGEDGPFTGTEGTAPPLDAEISEKNKLNVIEMV, from the exons ATTAGGATACACGCCTGTGTCCATTTACTGCTGTTCATCGCGCTTGGGGTATATTCAAGTAAATTTGACGTGAACCCAGTGACAGATGACATCTCCAGACTCTCTGTTTTG AGACAAAATATTCCTAAAGATTATAAAATTCCTGTACATTACATTCCAGAGGAAGAG GGTGGGATGTGTTGGGTAAAATTAAATGTCTTCTATTTGGAGGAGAGTTTAAAAGATTTAGCGCATAAGTTTGGAAACATTTCATCCAACAGAAAAGATATTAGCATATTCATCCAAATGCTCCAAGAACTGCGGCTCAGCATGGGGTCAGTG GAGCCGGTCATGTATGATTTTGAGTGCCACTACAGGGAAGAGAGGTGGCCGACAGCACGATACTTTGACTTTGTCAAAGACTTCCTTATAGCTGCACAAAATAGAGAAGACTCAGATGACTGTGATCCTCCTCCTTGTCCCACCCAGCCGTACACAGTAGATGGACAACTGAACACAACAGAAAACG accCAAGTAAAGGACCTTTATTCCTGCCTGAAGTGGTGGAACGAAGCCTTCTCTCCTTACTGTTCATTCCACTTATAGCCCTCATCttattgtttgtgtggaag GTCAAATCACGGAGGAATGAGGGCAATCCACAGACTCCTGGTGAAGATGGGCCCTTCACAGGAACAGAAGGGACTGCACCTCCACTAGATGCTGAAATATCAGAAAA AAACAAGTTGAACGTCATTGAAATGGTGTAA
- the kitlga gene encoding kit ligand a isoform X1, with protein sequence MKNSKIRIHACVHLLLFIALGVYSSKFDVNPVTDDISRLSVLRQNIPKDYKIPVHYIPEEEGGMCWVKLNVFYLEESLKDLAHKFGNISSNRKDISIFIQMLQELRLSMGSVEPVMYDFECHYREERWPTARYFDFVKDFLIAAQNREDSDDCDPPPCPTQPYTVDGQLNTTENGLSTPCSDRSDRPTDYNPHPSKGPLFLPEVVERSLLSLLFIPLIALILLFVWKVKSRRNEGNPQTPGEDGPFTGTEGTAPPLDAEISEKNKLNVIEMV encoded by the exons ATTAGGATACACGCCTGTGTCCATTTACTGCTGTTCATCGCGCTTGGGGTATATTCAAGTAAATTTGACGTGAACCCAGTGACAGATGACATCTCCAGACTCTCTGTTTTG AGACAAAATATTCCTAAAGATTATAAAATTCCTGTACATTACATTCCAGAGGAAGAG GGTGGGATGTGTTGGGTAAAATTAAATGTCTTCTATTTGGAGGAGAGTTTAAAAGATTTAGCGCATAAGTTTGGAAACATTTCATCCAACAGAAAAGATATTAGCATATTCATCCAAATGCTCCAAGAACTGCGGCTCAGCATGGGGTCAGTG GAGCCGGTCATGTATGATTTTGAGTGCCACTACAGGGAAGAGAGGTGGCCGACAGCACGATACTTTGACTTTGTCAAAGACTTCCTTATAGCTGCACAAAATAGAGAAGACTCAGATGACTGTGATCCTCCTCCTTGTCCCACCCAGCCGTACACAGTAGATGGACAACTGAACACAACAGAAAACG GCTTATCCACACCCTGCAGTGATCGCTCAGACCGTCCAACAGACTACAATCCAC accCAAGTAAAGGACCTTTATTCCTGCCTGAAGTGGTGGAACGAAGCCTTCTCTCCTTACTGTTCATTCCACTTATAGCCCTCATCttattgtttgtgtggaag GTCAAATCACGGAGGAATGAGGGCAATCCACAGACTCCTGGTGAAGATGGGCCCTTCACAGGAACAGAAGGGACTGCACCTCCACTAGATGCTGAAATATCAGAAAA AAACAAGTTGAACGTCATTGAAATGGTGTAA